The Methanofervidicoccus sp. A16 genome has a segment encoding these proteins:
- the hisA gene encoding 1-(5-phosphoribosyl)-5-[(5-phosphoribosylamino)methylideneamino]imidazole-4-carboxamide isomerase translates to MIVIPAVDIKDRKCVQLVQGDPERKLVELEDPLKVAERWVDEGAEMLHVVDLDRAIYQKNTNVDIVKNIVSTLEVPVQVGGGIRTVEDGIDLIDAGAYRVILGTSAVKDPGIVEKLSKEVGKERVMVALDSKGGKVVIRGWRERTEHSPVDIGKTLEEKGAGSILFTNVDVEGLLRGVEIDTVKILVKELNIPVVASGGVSTYEDILKLKETGVEGVVIGSALYKNLLDLRKCIEISKGD, encoded by the coding sequence ATGATAGTTATTCCAGCGGTAGATATTAAAGATAGGAAATGTGTTCAACTTGTACAGGGCGATCCAGAGAGGAAACTTGTAGAACTGGAAGATCCCTTGAAGGTGGCGGAGAGATGGGTAGATGAAGGGGCAGAGATGCTTCATGTGGTGGATTTAGATAGGGCTATATATCAAAAGAATACCAACGTAGATATAGTTAAAAATATAGTAAGTACCTTAGAGGTACCTGTGCAGGTAGGAGGTGGTATAAGGACTGTAGAAGATGGGATAGATCTTATAGATGCTGGGGCTTATAGGGTTATCTTAGGCACTTCTGCAGTTAAGGATCCAGGGATCGTGGAGAAACTCTCTAAGGAGGTAGGTAAGGAGAGAGTGATGGTTGCTCTGGATTCCAAGGGGGGAAAAGTAGTTATAAGGGGATGGAGAGAGAGAACTGAGCACTCTCCAGTAGATATTGGTAAGACTCTGGAGGAGAAGGGGGCAGGAAGTATTCTATTTACAAATGTAGATGTGGAGGGATTACTTAGAGGGGTAGAAATCGACACTGTTAAGATCTTGGTAAAGGAATTAAATATTCCAGTTGTGGCGTCTGGTGGTGTTAGTACCTATGAGGATATCCTTAAACTGAAGGAAACTGGGGTTGAGGGGGTAGTTATAGGATCTGCACTCTATAAAAATTTACTGGATCTTAGGAAGTGTATTGAGATATCTAAAGGTGATTAA
- a CDS encoding carbohydrate kinase family protein — MNSEDNKKIIAVGHIALDYIFNVEKFPEPNTSIQIPSVKRYYGGAACNVAVAVAKLGLRSGIVSCVGYDFINSNYSSYLKNLNIDVSNIYHSDEEETPKAWIFTDPKNNQITFFLWGAAKHYKELKPPTFDGDIVHLATGDPDFNVKCVDAAKKEDKIVSFDPGQDLPLYSKENMEYIIDNGDFVFMNVHEYRRALKLLKIDEEDFRKRVPILVVTFGEKGSVIYIKDKEIKIPSIPTKVEDPTGAGDGYRAGFLTAYLKGYDLKDCGLIASAVASFVVEKRGCQTNLPTWEDVIKRLKGRGYTIEEVKS, encoded by the coding sequence ATGAACTCTGAGGATAATAAAAAGATAATTGCAGTTGGGCATATAGCCCTTGACTATATCTTCAACGTTGAAAAATTCCCTGAACCTAATACATCTATTCAAATACCCTCTGTTAAGAGATACTACGGAGGTGCTGCCTGTAACGTGGCTGTGGCAGTTGCTAAGTTGGGACTTCGTTCTGGTATAGTCTCCTGTGTAGGATACGACTTTATAAACAGTAACTATAGTTCCTATCTAAAAAATCTCAATATAGACGTTTCTAATATATACCACTCAGATGAGGAGGAGACTCCAAAGGCTTGGATATTTACAGATCCAAAGAACAACCAGATAACTTTTTTCCTCTGGGGTGCAGCTAAACACTACAAGGAGTTGAAACCTCCAACATTTGACGGAGATATAGTACATTTAGCCACTGGTGATCCAGATTTCAATGTAAAATGTGTCGATGCTGCAAAGAAGGAAGATAAGATAGTATCCTTCGATCCTGGACAGGATCTACCTCTTTATTCCAAGGAGAACATGGAGTATATCATAGATAATGGGGACTTTGTATTTATGAACGTCCATGAATACAGGAGAGCCCTTAAACTGTTGAAAATAGATGAGGAGGACTTCAGAAAGAGGGTACCTATCTTGGTGGTAACCTTTGGAGAGAAAGGAAGTGTTATATACATCAAGGATAAAGAGATAAAGATACCTTCCATACCTACAAAGGTTGAGGATCCCACTGGTGCAGGAGATGGCTACAGGGCTGGATTTCTAACTGCCTATCTAAAGGGCTACGATCTCAAGGATTGTGGACTTATAGCCTCTGCAGTGGCCTCCTTTGTAGTTGAGAAAAGAGGATGTCAGACAAATCTACCTACCTGGGAGGATGTTATAAAGAGGTTGAAAGGGAGAGGATACACTATTGAAGAGGTTAAGAGTTAA
- a CDS encoding DUF126 domain-containing protein, with protein sequence MEIKGRSISKGIVEGEALVSHKPISFLGGVNKEGIVVDRESDIYGKSIKDRILVFPTGKGSTVGSYVIYALGRKGILKGIVNRECEPIVATGAILGRIPLVDNIDISKIETGDWVVLDGDKGIVKIYKRD encoded by the coding sequence ATTGAGATAAAGGGAAGATCCATATCAAAGGGTATAGTTGAAGGTGAGGCGTTGGTATCCCATAAACCTATATCTTTCCTAGGGGGGGTAAATAAAGAGGGTATAGTAGTTGATAGGGAGAGTGATATATACGGCAAAAGTATAAAAGATAGAATACTTGTTTTTCCAACAGGTAAAGGGAGTACTGTAGGGTCCTACGTTATATACGCCCTTGGAAGGAAAGGTATATTGAAGGGAATAGTAAATAGGGAGTGTGAACCTATAGTAGCCACTGGAGCAATACTAGGGAGGATTCCATTAGTGGATAATATAGATATCTCTAAGATAGAGACTGGAGACTGGGTAGTTTTAGATGGAGATAAAGGGATAGTTAAGATATACAAAAGAGATTAA